From the genome of Alkalimarinus coralli:
AGAGCTTTAGGCACTAGGTTATCGCAACTTAAGTGCCTTTTTTTATGCCCAAAGCACACTCAAACCGCTGCCTGGTCAAAAACAGACGTTTTCCAGCCAGATATTCGCCGTTCTGCAATAATAAACGTTTAGAATAAGGCATAATAGGCCATCACACATTCCTTAAAAAGTTACCTCAACCAATCGGTAGCTTGACGGCCCAACCAACAATTAAAGGATATCAGCATGAAGTTTGTCATTAGCATTCTGTTTTCACTAGTAACGTTATACGGTTGCTCATCGGTAAAAATCATTGATGCAAACCCTGACAATCCTGCCGTGATATTAAAGTCTGAAATGTCAGGCTTGAGCCCTTCACAAACCAATACTCAGGGTAATTGGCAGTCCACACTTGAGTATGTTAACAACAAACTCAAGTACGGCGAGAAGGTCTTTTACAGCACCACATTCAAAAAATTTGTTCATGCGAGATTCTCAAACGAGTACAAACTCTTTGATATGAAGAACCTTGATATCGACAATGCAACACTTCGCCGCCATGGATCTGGTAATAGAAAGAAAGACAGCAATAATGCAGTGACTATCCCGGCAAAAGATCAGACTGTTGGGTTTGAGACTATCTTTGCTTCAGGAAAACGTAGCAAGGCCTCTCAGTTGGTATTCAAGGTGGACAGTGCAAGTGACGCTATCAAAGTGAAACAGGCATTCGAGTTAATGTCGCAACCAGACTCCCCGTCTGGTGAGCAAGACTAAACCCTGTGATTGAAATATTTTAAGCCGAACAGTGTATAAGCGAGACCTTTGCACGACTACTGCGCTTACAAATACAGCGTTAAAAAATGACTCAAAATGCTCATATATTACATATATACTGCGCTTTTTCGTCATTTTTTGCCTTGTCTTTGCTTCGCTCATAACGTCGTGCAAAGGTCTCTAAGCATATATACCTATTGCACTTTGTTTTTTCTGCCTTTAGCAGAAAATGCATGTTCGATTCCATAGCCAGCCACAGATAACTCCATGAAAAAAAGGCCATCTTCAGCGTACAGGAGTAATCTAACTTGCAATATAGTGAGGCTGACTTAAGCTTGCTTAAATATCCGTTACAAATTTCGGGCTTTTCATCATTCTGCAATGTTTGTAAGATTGGTGCCCAAGACTCCAAGGAGTTAGAAAGCGCGTTTAAAATGACAGTGAACCGGACGTTCAAGAAAAAGAATTACCAATAAGGGTGATCCACACCTATAACGCAATCATTTGAATAATCAGGATCATAATAATGAAAAAACTGAACAAGAAGCTTCTCGGTTTTAGTGCCTCACTAATGATGATGGGAGCGGCGACGCTATCTCAGGCAGAGACAGTAAAAATCGCACTCGCAGGCCCTGTCACAGGCCCTGTTGCGCAGTATGGCGACATGCAGATGATTGGCGCTCAAATGGCTATTGCCAAGATCAACGAAGCCGGCGGCGTAAACGGAAAGCAACTGGAAGGCATAATTTATGACGATGCCTGTGACCCAAAACAGGCAGTTCAAGTTGCCAACAAAATTGTAAACGATGGTGTTAGCTTTGTTGTAGGGCATCTATGCTCAAGCTCAACTCAGCCTGCATCTGACATTTATGAAGATGAAGGCATTATGATGGTGACGGCTGCATCGACTAGCCCCGACATCACTGCTCGTGGCTACAAAATGGTATTTCGTACCATAGGTCTTGATAGCCATCAGGGACCAACTGCCGGAAACTATATTGCTGACAAAGTGAAGCCAAGCAAAATGGCGATCATTCACGATAAGCAGCAGTACGGTGAAGGTATTGCTAGCGCTGTAAAGAAAACAGTAGAAAGCAAAGGCGTTAATGTTGTCATGTATGAAGGTGTTACTGCAGGCGACAAAGACTTCTCATCTCTGATTGCAAAAATGCAAAAAGAAGGTGTTGATTTTGTTTATTACGGTGGTTACCACCCAGAGCTTGGCTTGATTCTTCGCCAGTCGGCAGAGAAGAAATTCAACGCTAAGTTCATGGGGCCTGAAGGTGTGGGTAACAAAGATCTGAGCGCTATTGCTGGCCCAGCATCTGAGCAACTGCTAGTAACACTGCCACCTAGTTTTGACCAGCGTCCTGAAAACGCTGACTTGGTTGAAGCGTTCAAAGCAAAAAACCAGGACGCCAGTGGTGCATTCGTTTTAACCGCTTACTCGGCTGTTCAGGTAATGACAGACGCGATGAAGAAAACGAACTCAACCGATACCGAGAAAATGCAGAAAGCGATGCGTGAAATGACCTTTAAAACACCGACTGGAGATATTCAGTTTGACGAAAAAGGTGACTTAAAGAGTTTTGATTTTGTTGTCTATCAGTGGCACGCAGACGGCAGCAAGACTCTCGCTAAGTAGTTTGTTATAGGAAGAAAACAGAAACACCCTCTTTGGTAAAAAGCGGGTGTTTTTTTATATCATTGACATCTTTAAACAAGGTTGTTTTGGGTGGCAATAATCCAGTGTACAGCGCCAAATAGTTTAACAGAGCCTGGAGCCCATTAATGTTAGAAGCAACCCTCTATTTCATTCAGCAGTTGCTGAATGGCCTTACCATCGGCAGCACCTATGCGTTAATCGCGATAGGTTACACCATGGTATATGGCATTATCGGCATGATCAATTTTGCCCATGGCGAAATATATATGATCGGCATGTATGTATCGTTCGTCGCCATCAGCGGTTTAATGATGCTCGGTGTCGAATACCTCCCACTTATTCTAATTATTACACTCGCAATATCCATGTTCGTATCCAGTTCCTACGGCTGGGCAATTGAGCGTGTGGCATATCGCCCAGTGAGAGGCGGCAATCGACTGATTGCACTGATCTCAGCAATTGGTATGTCTATATTCTTGCAAAACTATGTAAGAATCGCCCAAGGTTCAAGAGATATTGCCATGCCATCACTGATACAAGGTGGCTGGAGCTTTGGACCTCCAGAAGGTTTTCAGGCAACCCTATCCTACATGCAGCTTTTCATATTTATCGCTACCTTTATCACGATGGGAGGGCTTACACTCTTTATCGCCAAATCCCGCATGGGGCGTGCCTGTCGCGCAGTGTCTGAAGACATGAAGATGGCAGGATTATTAGGCATCAATACCAACCGTATAATCTCTCTTACATTTGTCATAGGTGCAGCACTCGCTGCCGTTGCCGGCCTTCTTCTCGGCTTGTACTACGGGGTAACTAATCCATACGTTGGCTTTATCGCAGGGCTTAAAGCCTTCACCGCGGCCGTACTCGGAGGAATCGGCAGCATTCCGGGCGCAATGCTAGGCGGACTGCTTCTAGGCGTTACCGAAAGTATGACTTCAGCTTACTTCAGCTCGGAATACAAAGATGTTGTTTCATTCGGGTTGTTGATACTTATTTTATTATTCCGTCCGACTGGCTTGCTCGGAAAACCAGAGGTGGAGAAGATTTAATGAAAGAGAAATTTATCCCTGCACTGATTGCAGGTGTCGTTACTTTAATTCTTGCTTTCCCGCTTTTGGGTTTAAATCTGGTTGCAGATGGCATTACGCTGGGTATTGAAGGTGCTGATGCCAAAACAATCACCTCGATTCTAATTGCAGCTCTGGTCGTTTTCTTCTTTCAACTATGGAAAGAAAACATCACCGCAGTAGCCAAGAGCATTCCACTACCAAGGAAAGCCTATGGTGCCCCCTCTGTCCTCTCTCAAGCACAAAGAGACAAGCGTGAAAAACTGTTTACGCTTATTGTTGTCGCTTTGGCACTAGTTTGGCCATTCTTCGCCTCTCGAGGCAACGTAGACTTAGCCACATTGGTACTCATTTATGTCATGCTGGGCTTAGGTCTTAATATCGTTGTTGGCCTGGCAGGCCTGCTCGACTTGGGGTACGTTGCATTCTATGCCGTTGGCGCTTATAGCTATGCCCTGCTCCACCAGTATTTTGGCCTTTCATTCTGGGTATGTCTGCCTCTTGCAGGGTTATTTGCCGCGACGTTCGGCTTTATCCTGGGCTTCCCCGTATTAAGGCTTCGGGGCGACTACCTGGCTATCGTGACACTTGGCTTTGGCGAGATTATTCGCATTCTGCTCAACAACTGGACCAATATTACCGGTGGCCCAAATGGAATAGGCAGCATTCCCAAGCCATCACTGTTTGGTCTTGAGTTTGGGCGCCGAGCGAAAGAAGAAGGTAACGTGCCGTTTCACGAATTTTTCGGCATCGATTACAACAGTGGCTATAAAGTCATATTCTTGTACTTGCTCGCCTTGCTACTCGTTTTACTAACCATATTCGTTATCAGACGCCTCATTCGTATGCCCGTAGGCAGAGCATGGGAAGCGCTTAGAGAAGACGAAATAGCATGCCGCTCACTAGGTCTTAACAGAACGGTTATCAAGCTTTCTGCATTTACCATTGGCGCATCATTTGCGGGCTTTGCCGGTGCATTCTTCTCTGCCAGACAAGGCTTTATAAGCCCCGAGTCATTTACATTTATTGAGTCCGCCATCATTCTCGCCATTGTTGTGTTAGGTGGCATGGGGTCTCAGCTTGGAATAATTCTGGCTGCAATTGCCATGACAGTAC
Proteins encoded in this window:
- a CDS encoding branched-chain amino acid ABC transporter substrate-binding protein — its product is MKKLNKKLLGFSASLMMMGAATLSQAETVKIALAGPVTGPVAQYGDMQMIGAQMAIAKINEAGGVNGKQLEGIIYDDACDPKQAVQVANKIVNDGVSFVVGHLCSSSTQPASDIYEDEGIMMVTAASTSPDITARGYKMVFRTIGLDSHQGPTAGNYIADKVKPSKMAIIHDKQQYGEGIASAVKKTVESKGVNVVMYEGVTAGDKDFSSLIAKMQKEGVDFVYYGGYHPELGLILRQSAEKKFNAKFMGPEGVGNKDLSAIAGPASEQLLVTLPPSFDQRPENADLVEAFKAKNQDASGAFVLTAYSAVQVMTDAMKKTNSTDTEKMQKAMREMTFKTPTGDIQFDEKGDLKSFDFVVYQWHADGSKTLAK
- the livH gene encoding high-affinity branched-chain amino acid ABC transporter permease LivH; this encodes MLEATLYFIQQLLNGLTIGSTYALIAIGYTMVYGIIGMINFAHGEIYMIGMYVSFVAISGLMMLGVEYLPLILIITLAISMFVSSSYGWAIERVAYRPVRGGNRLIALISAIGMSIFLQNYVRIAQGSRDIAMPSLIQGGWSFGPPEGFQATLSYMQLFIFIATFITMGGLTLFIAKSRMGRACRAVSEDMKMAGLLGINTNRIISLTFVIGAALAAVAGLLLGLYYGVTNPYVGFIAGLKAFTAAVLGGIGSIPGAMLGGLLLGVTESMTSAYFSSEYKDVVSFGLLILILLFRPTGLLGKPEVEKI
- a CDS encoding high-affinity branched-chain amino acid ABC transporter permease LivM, coding for MKEKFIPALIAGVVTLILAFPLLGLNLVADGITLGIEGADAKTITSILIAALVVFFFQLWKENITAVAKSIPLPRKAYGAPSVLSQAQRDKREKLFTLIVVALALVWPFFASRGNVDLATLVLIYVMLGLGLNIVVGLAGLLDLGYVAFYAVGAYSYALLHQYFGLSFWVCLPLAGLFAATFGFILGFPVLRLRGDYLAIVTLGFGEIIRILLNNWTNITGGPNGIGSIPKPSLFGLEFGRRAKEEGNVPFHEFFGIDYNSGYKVIFLYLLALLLVLLTIFVIRRLIRMPVGRAWEALREDEIACRSLGLNRTVIKLSAFTIGASFAGFAGAFFSARQGFISPESFTFIESAIILAIVVLGGMGSQLGIILAAIAMTVLPELAREFQEYRMLMFGLMMVLMMIWRPQGLLPMKRRHMELTNG